One Pseudomonas tolaasii NCPPB 2192 genomic window carries:
- a CDS encoding undecaprenyl-diphosphate phosphatase, translating to MTNVCTAGLDVGFASLDYLQIFILGVIQGITELLPVSSTAHMRVVPALLGWQDPGSAFSAAMQLAALAAVVSYFWRDVRQVTTGSISAVRRGDYNDQWFKLAVAIVLATIPIGIAGLALASTLNACNSPLRGLMVIGISCVVMAVLLAVAEVRARHTREVSEMRLRDALIVGIAQIGALIPGVSRSGSTLTAALFLNFKREEAARFSFLLGLPAIALAGLKELWVLLHADMPVHAWPHLIFGLVVASVSAFFAIWGLMKFLERFSTWPFVIYRALLGIFLIVAVSTGLLS from the coding sequence TTGACCAACGTCTGTACCGCCGGCCTGGATGTGGGCTTTGCCTCTCTGGATTACCTGCAGATTTTCATCCTGGGCGTCATCCAGGGCATTACCGAGCTGCTGCCGGTGTCGTCCACCGCTCACATGCGCGTGGTCCCGGCCCTGCTCGGCTGGCAAGACCCCGGCTCGGCGTTTTCGGCGGCGATGCAATTGGCGGCGCTGGCAGCGGTGGTCAGTTACTTCTGGCGTGATGTGCGCCAGGTCACCACCGGCAGCATCAGCGCGGTGCGACGCGGTGACTATAACGACCAATGGTTCAAGCTGGCGGTGGCGATTGTGCTGGCGACCATCCCGATTGGCATCGCCGGCCTTGCGTTGGCCTCAACCCTGAACGCCTGCAACTCGCCTTTGCGCGGCTTGATGGTGATCGGCATTTCCTGCGTGGTGATGGCGGTGCTGCTGGCCGTGGCTGAAGTGCGGGCCCGCCATACCCGTGAAGTCAGTGAAATGCGCCTGCGTGATGCGCTGATCGTCGGCATCGCGCAGATCGGCGCGTTGATTCCGGGCGTATCGCGTTCAGGCTCCACACTGACCGCCGCGCTGTTTCTTAATTTCAAGCGTGAAGAAGCGGCGCGGTTTTCCTTCCTGCTGGGCCTGCCGGCCATCGCCCTCGCAGGCCTGAAAGAGCTGTGGGTGCTGCTGCACGCCGACATGCCGGTGCACGCCTGGCCGCATCTGATTTTCGGGTTGGTGGTTGCCAGCGTCTCGGCATTCTTTGCGATCTGGGGCCTGATGAAGTTCCTGGAGCGCTTCTCTACCTGGCCGTTCGTGATCTACCGCGCGCTGTTGGGGATCTTTTTGATTGTGGCGGTGAGCACCGGGTTGTTGAGCTAA
- a CDS encoding GNAT family N-acetyltransferase, which translates to MPETTVELIQTGPEEAELIRNLYQYYAYESSDWEQEDVEADGRFYIHDEHLSRYWQDPQWSANLLLVDGYIAGFLLIEGSELPGIDALELADLFILKRYRRKGIGRAIASQVLCSGEANWLVRFYDQDEVSQAFWRTVLDYLPRPVQSLELDDDPQLVSYLITHAALH; encoded by the coding sequence ATGCCTGAAACCACCGTCGAACTGATCCAGACCGGCCCCGAAGAAGCCGAGCTGATTCGCAACCTCTACCAGTATTACGCCTACGAGTCCTCGGACTGGGAACAGGAAGATGTCGAAGCCGATGGCCGCTTCTATATTCACGACGAACACTTGTCCCGCTACTGGCAAGACCCGCAGTGGAGCGCCAACCTGCTGCTGGTGGACGGCTACATCGCCGGTTTCCTGTTGATCGAAGGCAGTGAGTTGCCGGGCATTGATGCCCTGGAACTGGCGGATTTGTTCATCCTCAAGCGCTACCGCCGCAAGGGCATCGGGCGTGCCATCGCCAGCCAGGTGCTGTGCAGCGGCGAGGCCAACTGGCTGGTGCGATTTTATGATCAGGATGAGGTGTCCCAGGCATTCTGGCGCACGGTGCTGGATTACCTGCCGCGCCCGGTGCAAAGCCTTGAACTGGACGATGACCCGCAACTGGTCAGTTACCTGATCACCCACGCGGCGCTTCATTAA
- a CDS encoding GlxA family transcriptional regulator has product MHSVALLVYPNFECLSLSTGSVFECANLLRGEPAYEFHLVSQNGGAVMTSQGFSVNTTPIRPQGYDTLIVSGYMDFRLPEASLLEWVKAAAAQPRRVASLCMGIFVLAEAGLLEGKRTTTHWIHVPAFRKRYPNIHLEEDKLFVVDGQIWTCAGMSAGLDLALAMVENDLGGDLARRIARKLVIAQRRGSEQSQLSALLELDPKSDRVQLALAYARENLTHDLSVEALADVARLSPRQFSRVFREETGQTPAKAIESLRVEAARAMMETSRHPVEVVAREAGFGDRERMRQAFLRAFGQAPQTMQQALFKV; this is encoded by the coding sequence ATGCACAGCGTTGCGCTGTTGGTTTACCCGAATTTCGAGTGCCTGAGCCTCAGTACCGGCTCGGTGTTCGAGTGCGCGAACCTGTTGCGGGGCGAGCCGGCTTACGAGTTTCATTTGGTCTCGCAAAACGGCGGCGCGGTGATGACGTCACAAGGCTTTTCGGTGAACACCACGCCCATTCGGCCCCAGGGTTATGACACCCTGATCGTCAGCGGCTATATGGATTTTCGCTTGCCCGAGGCCAGCCTGCTCGAGTGGGTCAAGGCCGCTGCCGCGCAGCCGCGGCGAGTGGCTTCATTGTGCATGGGTATCTTTGTGTTGGCCGAAGCCGGGCTGCTGGAAGGCAAGCGCACCACCACTCACTGGATTCACGTACCCGCGTTTCGCAAGCGCTACCCGAACATTCATCTGGAAGAAGACAAGCTGTTTGTGGTCGACGGGCAGATCTGGACCTGCGCCGGCATGAGCGCCGGCCTGGACCTGGCGCTGGCCATGGTGGAGAACGACCTGGGCGGCGACCTTGCGCGGCGTATCGCGCGCAAACTGGTCATCGCCCAACGTCGGGGCAGCGAACAGTCGCAATTGTCGGCGCTGCTGGAACTCGACCCCAAGTCGGACCGTGTGCAACTGGCCCTGGCCTACGCCCGCGAGAACCTCACCCATGACTTGTCGGTGGAAGCCCTGGCCGACGTGGCGCGGCTCAGCCCGCGCCAGTTCAGCCGGGTGTTTCGCGAAGAAACCGGGCAAACCCCGGCCAAGGCCATCGAATCCCTGCGGGTGGAAGCCGCGCGGGCGATGATGGAAACCAGCCGTCACCCGGTTGAAGTGGTGGCCCGTGAGGCCGGCTTCGGTGATCGCGAGCGCATGCGCCAGGCGTTTCTCAGAGCCTTTGGGCAGGCGCCGCAGACGATGCAGCAGGCGTTGTTCAAGGTTTAA
- a CDS encoding type 1 glutamine amidotransferase domain-containing protein, translating into MKVLIVLTSHDRLGDTGRKTGFWLEEFAAPYYAFKDAGADIVLASPAGGQPPLDPVSDQPDFQTEYTHRFAADSAAQQALANTVKLETVKAADFGTVFYPGGHGPLWDLAESSTSIALIEAFERAGKPIGFVCHAPGALRHVKAANGEPLVKGRRVTGFSNSEEAAVELTDVVPFLVEDEFKKLGGRYEKGADWQSFVIEDGLLVTGQNPASSADVAQALLKLTA; encoded by the coding sequence ATGAAAGTATTAATCGTACTGACTTCTCACGACAGGCTTGGCGATACCGGCCGCAAGACCGGCTTCTGGCTCGAAGAGTTCGCCGCACCGTATTACGCGTTCAAGGACGCCGGTGCCGATATCGTGCTGGCATCCCCGGCGGGCGGTCAGCCTCCGCTGGACCCGGTCAGCGACCAGCCGGATTTCCAGACCGAATACACCCACCGCTTTGCCGCCGACTCGGCCGCGCAGCAGGCCCTGGCCAACACGGTGAAGCTGGAGACGGTCAAGGCCGCCGACTTTGGCACCGTGTTCTACCCCGGTGGCCACGGCCCGCTGTGGGACCTGGCGGAGTCGAGCACATCAATCGCGTTGATCGAAGCCTTCGAGCGCGCCGGCAAGCCAATCGGTTTTGTCTGCCATGCACCGGGTGCGCTGCGTCACGTCAAGGCAGCCAATGGCGAGCCACTGGTCAAGGGCCGTCGCGTGACGGGGTTCTCCAACTCGGAAGAGGCTGCGGTGGAATTGACCGATGTGGTGCCGTTTCTGGTGGAAGACGAATTCAAGAAACTCGGCGGCCGCTATGAGAAGGGCGCTGACTGGCAATCTTTCGTGATTGAAGACGGTTTGCTCGTTACCGGGCAAAACCCTGCAAGTTCCGCTGATGTTGCCCAAGCCCTGCTGAAACTCACCGCTTAA
- a CDS encoding NAD(P)H-quinone oxidoreductase — MALAQEMTLIEITTPGGPEVLKPRQEPVPAPAAGEILIQVHAAGVNRPDALQRAGKYPMKPGMSPIPGLEIAGEVVALGDGVTEYDLGDKVCALTNGGGYAQYCVVPASQALPLPEGMEWIQAAAIPETFFTVWANLFGIGGAHKGQRVLIHGGTSGIGTTALMLCREFGIEAFATAGSEEKCAAIRALGAEAINYREQDFADVIAEKTGGQGVDVVLDIMGGSYLNNNLKALAMDGRIVMLGFLGGAKANDVDLLTILGKRAIVTGSLLRARTKAEKAAIADQLREHVWPVLSAGRCLPMIDQVFDYTQADQAHARMEGGDHIGKIVLKVN; from the coding sequence ATGGCTCTTGCCCAGGAAATGACCCTGATTGAAATCACCACCCCCGGCGGCCCCGAGGTGTTGAAGCCGCGCCAGGAACCGGTACCTGCCCCGGCGGCCGGCGAGATTCTGATTCAGGTGCACGCCGCCGGGGTCAACCGCCCCGACGCCTTGCAACGCGCCGGCAAATACCCGATGAAGCCCGGCATGAGCCCGATTCCGGGCCTGGAAATCGCAGGTGAAGTGGTGGCGCTGGGCGACGGCGTGACCGAATACGACTTGGGCGACAAGGTATGTGCGCTGACCAACGGCGGCGGCTACGCCCAGTACTGCGTGGTGCCCGCCAGCCAGGCGCTGCCGCTTCCCGAAGGCATGGAATGGATTCAGGCCGCCGCGATTCCGGAAACCTTTTTCACGGTGTGGGCCAACCTGTTTGGCATTGGCGGCGCGCACAAGGGCCAACGCGTACTGATCCACGGCGGCACCAGCGGCATCGGCACGACTGCGCTGATGCTGTGCCGCGAGTTCGGCATTGAAGCCTTTGCCACCGCCGGCAGCGAGGAAAAATGCGCCGCCATCCGCGCTCTCGGCGCCGAAGCGATCAACTACCGCGAGCAGGATTTTGCCGACGTTATCGCCGAGAAAACCGGCGGCCAGGGTGTGGATGTGGTTCTGGACATCATGGGCGGCTCGTACCTCAACAACAATCTCAAGGCCCTGGCCATGGACGGACGCATCGTGATGCTGGGCTTCCTCGGCGGCGCCAAAGCCAATGATGTGGACCTGCTGACCATCCTCGGCAAACGCGCGATCGTTACCGGTTCACTGCTGCGCGCGCGCACCAAAGCCGAAAAAGCCGCCATCGCCGACCAACTGCGCGAACACGTATGGCCAGTGCTGTCGGCGGGCCGTTGCCTGCCGATGATCGACCAGGTGTTTGACTACACCCAGGCCGACCAGGCCCATGCCCGGATGGAAGGTGGCGATCATATTGGCAAGATTGTGTTGAAGGTGAACTGA
- a CDS encoding LysR family transcriptional regulator → MNWDDARVFLAVCRESTLRGAARVLGVDQATVGRRINALEKSLSATLFLRTSEGYVLTAVGEAALLSVEKMEHSALDLQRRIQGLDDRLTGTVRVSTTDSMAIDFLIPAIASLHDKHPDVRVQLDASTQLISLARREADIAVRNSRPDNPDLIARRIARWPVGLFASRGYLERHGMPQPGSPFEGHDLVVYQPHLQHQKDLTLACEPLGHGRVVAALSSSLLVRRSIAAGLGIGEIPVLSGERDGLVRLWPERTRPLPYDVWLVTHADLRHTARVRVVIDEIVAAFAGTGD, encoded by the coding sequence ATGAATTGGGATGATGCGCGGGTATTTTTGGCGGTGTGCCGTGAATCGACTCTGCGCGGCGCGGCCCGCGTGCTGGGAGTGGACCAGGCCACCGTAGGGCGTCGGATCAACGCCCTGGAGAAATCCCTGAGCGCGACCCTGTTTTTGCGCACCTCCGAAGGCTATGTACTCACGGCAGTCGGCGAAGCTGCCCTGTTGTCGGTGGAGAAAATGGAGCACTCGGCGCTGGACCTGCAGCGCCGGATTCAGGGCCTGGATGACCGTCTGACCGGCACGGTGCGCGTCAGCACCACCGACTCAATGGCCATCGACTTCCTGATTCCGGCCATCGCCAGCCTGCACGACAAACACCCCGACGTGCGCGTACAACTGGATGCCTCCACGCAATTGATCAGCCTGGCCAGGCGCGAAGCCGATATTGCCGTACGCAATTCCCGCCCCGACAACCCCGACCTCATTGCCCGGCGTATCGCCCGCTGGCCGGTGGGCCTGTTTGCGTCCAGGGGTTACCTGGAGCGCCACGGCATGCCGCAGCCGGGAAGCCCGTTCGAAGGCCATGATCTGGTGGTCTACCAACCGCACCTGCAACACCAAAAGGACCTGACACTGGCCTGCGAGCCCCTGGGCCATGGGCGCGTTGTGGCCGCGCTGAGTTCCAGCCTGTTGGTGCGCCGCTCGATTGCCGCGGGCCTGGGCATTGGCGAAATTCCAGTGCTCAGCGGCGAGCGCGATGGGTTGGTGCGCCTCTGGCCGGAACGCACTCGGCCGTTGCCCTATGACGTGTGGCTGGTGACCCATGCCGACTTGCGCCACACCGCCCGGGTGCGGGTGGTGATCGATGAAATCGTCGCGGCGTTTGCCGGTACGGGCGATTGA
- the mntP gene encoding manganese efflux pump MntP produces MNPISLIFLALAMSTDAFAAAIGKGSSLHKPRLVEALRAGLIFGVIEAITPMIGWAIGHAATRWVENWDHWIAFTLLVGLGLHMIYNGLKDDDEEVEKPAQHSFLILAVTAFATSIDALAVGVGLAFVDVNILLASAAIGLATMTMVTIGMMLGRVLGTVVGKRAEMVGGVVLMLVGATILYEHLSA; encoded by the coding sequence GTGAACCCCATTTCCCTGATTTTTCTCGCACTCGCCATGTCCACGGACGCCTTCGCGGCGGCTATCGGCAAAGGCTCCAGCCTGCACAAACCGCGCCTTGTCGAAGCCCTGCGCGCCGGCCTTATTTTTGGCGTGATTGAAGCCATTACCCCCATGATCGGCTGGGCCATCGGGCATGCCGCCACGCGCTGGGTGGAAAACTGGGACCACTGGATCGCCTTCACGCTGCTGGTCGGCCTGGGCCTGCACATGATTTACAACGGGCTCAAAGACGATGATGAAGAAGTGGAAAAACCGGCCCAGCATTCGTTCCTGATCCTGGCCGTGACGGCCTTCGCCACCAGCATCGATGCGCTGGCAGTCGGCGTGGGCCTGGCCTTTGTCGACGTGAACATTCTGCTGGCTTCGGCCGCGATTGGCCTGGCGACCATGACCATGGTGACGATCGGCATGATGCTCGGCCGTGTACTCGGCACCGTAGTCGGCAAGCGCGCCGAGATGGTCGGCGGCGTGGTGCTGATGCTGGTCGGTGCGACAATCTTGTATGAGCACTTGTCGGCCTGA
- the scpB gene encoding methylmalonyl-CoA decarboxylase: MTANVSFELIDLRIARLTFSNPSQRNALSAQVLGSLDESLVALAAQRVGVVILGAEAGQSVWSAGHDIGEVARDRDPVAYGKPLEQVLRRIRAYPGVVIAAISGSAWGGAVDLAMSCDMVVADPSASFAMTPANIGLPYTTSGLLRFFNNLPIHVLKEMFFCAHKLDAERAERFGVINRLVPTDELETTALDIARGIAAKAPLAIQAVKEQLRILEDLQPMPVQAMEQIAELRRQACASADFGEGLAAFAERRPPAFEGR; this comes from the coding sequence ATGACGGCCAATGTTTCATTCGAACTTATCGACCTGCGCATCGCGCGCCTGACGTTCAGCAACCCCAGCCAGCGCAACGCGCTCAGCGCGCAGGTACTCGGCAGCCTGGATGAAAGCCTGGTCGCCCTTGCCGCGCAGCGCGTCGGCGTGGTGATTCTGGGTGCCGAAGCGGGCCAGTCAGTGTGGAGCGCCGGCCACGATATCGGTGAAGTCGCCCGCGACCGCGACCCCGTGGCCTACGGCAAGCCGCTGGAGCAAGTGCTGCGGCGTATCCGCGCGTATCCGGGCGTGGTGATCGCCGCGATTTCAGGCTCCGCCTGGGGTGGCGCTGTGGACCTGGCCATGAGCTGCGACATGGTGGTGGCCGACCCCAGCGCGAGTTTTGCCATGACCCCGGCCAACATCGGCCTGCCCTACACCACCAGCGGGCTGTTGAGGTTTTTCAACAACCTGCCGATTCATGTGCTCAAGGAGATGTTCTTCTGCGCGCACAAACTCGACGCCGAGCGCGCCGAGCGTTTCGGGGTGATCAACCGCTTGGTGCCCACCGACGAACTGGAAACCACTGCGCTGGACATCGCACGGGGCATCGCGGCCAAGGCGCCCCTGGCGATTCAGGCGGTCAAGGAACAACTGCGCATCCTTGAAGACTTGCAGCCCATGCCAGTGCAAGCCATGGAGCAGATCGCCGAATTACGCCGCCAGGCGTGCGCCAGCGCAGACTTTGGCGAGGGCCTGGCGGCGTTTGCCGAGCGTCGGCCACCTGCCTTTGAAGGGCGTTGA
- a CDS encoding CaiB/BaiF CoA transferase family protein, translated as MQALQGIKIIDLSRALSGPFCTMVLADLGADVIKVEPGPDGDMSRTWGPFDRGVSTYYLSCNRNKRGLCLDFRNPRGLDTLQQLIEGADVVIENFKPGTLESMGLGYAVLSARNPRLILGSINAFGSDGPMSSWPGFDQIAQGYSGLMSLTGFSDGDPTRTGTAIGDLTSGMWLVTAVLAALLERERTGCGQHVSTSLLASLMGLLSVHGQRYLSLGDVPKRTGNAHAVIAPYGVFQTLDGPLNLAPITSAMWTRLCTLLDLPDLPQDPRFASNEARVERREELKAILETRLKTRNKRDWTERFIAAGLPAGPINTLDEVFADPQVLHSHLTHTLAHPTLGALRQVVTPIFSEAPPGDAPRPPPLLGEHSVEVLHQAGFAPASIQALLQAQAVFQAPEHPSHTGTAS; from the coding sequence ATGCAAGCGCTGCAAGGAATCAAGATCATCGACCTCAGCCGCGCGCTGTCAGGCCCGTTCTGCACCATGGTGCTGGCTGACCTGGGCGCGGACGTGATCAAGGTCGAACCCGGCCCGGATGGCGACATGAGCCGCACCTGGGGCCCGTTCGACCGGGGTGTGAGCACTTATTACCTGTCGTGCAACCGCAACAAGCGCGGGCTGTGCCTGGACTTTCGCAACCCCAGGGGACTGGACACCCTCCAGCAGTTGATCGAAGGCGCCGACGTGGTCATCGAGAACTTCAAACCCGGCACGCTGGAGAGCATGGGCCTGGGTTACGCGGTGCTCAGTGCACGCAACCCACGGCTGATTCTGGGCAGCATCAACGCCTTTGGCAGCGACGGCCCGATGAGCAGTTGGCCAGGCTTTGACCAGATAGCCCAAGGCTATTCCGGGCTGATGAGCCTCACCGGTTTCAGCGACGGCGACCCCACGCGCACCGGCACCGCCATTGGCGACTTGACCTCGGGCATGTGGCTGGTCACGGCAGTGCTCGCGGCCCTGCTGGAGCGCGAGCGCACGGGTTGCGGCCAGCACGTGAGCACCTCGTTGCTGGCCAGCCTGATGGGCCTGCTCAGCGTGCACGGCCAGCGCTACCTGAGCCTGGGCGATGTGCCCAAGCGCACCGGCAATGCCCACGCGGTGATCGCCCCTTACGGCGTGTTCCAGACCCTGGACGGCCCGCTGAACCTGGCGCCGATCACATCTGCCATGTGGACCCGGCTCTGCACGCTGCTGGACCTGCCCGACCTGCCACAGGACCCGCGCTTTGCGAGCAATGAGGCACGGGTGGAGCGCCGCGAGGAATTGAAAGCCATTCTGGAAACCCGCCTGAAAACCCGCAACAAGCGCGACTGGACCGAGCGTTTCATCGCCGCCGGGCTGCCTGCCGGCCCGATCAATACGCTGGACGAAGTGTTCGCCGACCCACAGGTGCTGCACAGCCATTTGACCCATACACTGGCGCATCCGACCCTGGGGGCCTTGCGCCAGGTGGTCACCCCGATCTTCAGCGAAGCACCACCGGGTGACGCGCCGCGGCCACCGCCGCTGCTCGGCGAGCACAGCGTTGAGGTGCTGCACCAGGCCGGGTTTGCTCCGGCAAGCATTCAGGCATTGCTCCAGGCACAGGCAGTTTTTCAGGCCCCCGAACACCCAAGCCACACAGGAACCGCATCATGA
- a CDS encoding MFS transporter, with product MFKALSASATQEKAAKTPLSREQIRGFWAVYLGWVLDGVDSVIFALVLIPALTELLPHSGLEPTAANIAAYGSIMFGLFLVGWGLSFIWGPLADRFGRVKVLAASILVYSLFTGAAAFSENIWQLAIFRLIAGIGVGGEWALAGTYVAESWPEDRRKMGAGYLQTGYYLGFFIAALLNYTVGATYGWRVMFLCGLFPAVVAVYTALKVKEPQRQLAKTGPRAPWWEIFAPAFRRRTLTSSALVGVAIIGLWAGSVYEATAVVTLATRAGIDHVGAVHLASIGAAVLSLSTILGCLVAPWLAERVGRRKALGLYFSGMAAAIVFAFGWVFYLDEGLNLFMVSLVFLGFFGGNFAIFSLWLPEQYPTRIRATAFAFNASVGRFIGAGVNFLLAAAIHGYGSIGAPIAWTAAAFVLGVLILPFAVETRHQTLPQ from the coding sequence ATGTTCAAAGCGTTAAGCGCATCGGCAACGCAGGAAAAAGCCGCAAAAACCCCTTTATCCCGCGAACAGATCCGTGGTTTCTGGGCCGTCTACCTGGGCTGGGTGCTCGACGGCGTGGATTCAGTGATATTCGCCCTGGTGCTCATCCCGGCGCTGACCGAATTGCTGCCCCACTCCGGCCTTGAGCCCACCGCTGCAAACATCGCCGCCTATGGCTCGATCATGTTCGGGCTGTTTCTGGTGGGCTGGGGCCTGTCCTTCATCTGGGGGCCGCTGGCCGACCGCTTCGGGCGGGTCAAGGTGCTGGCGGCGAGCATTCTGGTGTACTCGCTGTTTACCGGGGCGGCGGCGTTTTCCGAGAACATCTGGCAACTGGCGATTTTCCGCTTGATCGCCGGGATCGGCGTCGGCGGTGAATGGGCATTGGCTGGCACTTACGTGGCCGAGAGCTGGCCCGAAGACCGGCGCAAGATGGGCGCCGGCTACCTGCAAACCGGTTACTACCTGGGTTTTTTCATCGCCGCGCTCCTCAACTACACCGTGGGTGCCACTTACGGCTGGCGCGTGATGTTCCTGTGCGGGCTGTTTCCTGCGGTGGTAGCCGTTTATACCGCGCTGAAGGTCAAGGAGCCGCAACGCCAACTGGCCAAAACCGGCCCGCGCGCGCCCTGGTGGGAAATCTTCGCGCCGGCCTTTCGCCGTCGCACATTGACCAGCTCGGCGCTGGTGGGCGTGGCGATTATCGGTTTGTGGGCCGGCTCGGTGTATGAAGCCACTGCCGTGGTCACCCTGGCGACCCGCGCAGGTATCGACCACGTAGGCGCAGTGCACCTGGCGTCCATCGGCGCGGCGGTGTTGTCCCTCAGCACCATCCTCGGTTGCCTGGTGGCTCCGTGGCTGGCGGAACGAGTGGGCCGGCGCAAGGCGCTGGGTCTCTATTTCAGCGGCATGGCGGCGGCCATCGTGTTTGCCTTCGGCTGGGTGTTCTACCTGGATGAAGGGCTGAACCTGTTCATGGTGTCGCTGGTGTTCCTGGGCTTCTTCGGCGGCAACTTTGCGATTTTTTCCCTGTGGCTGCCCGAGCAATACCCCACGCGAATCCGCGCAACAGCTTTTGCCTTCAATGCCTCGGTGGGGCGCTTTATCGGCGCCGGGGTCAACTTTCTGCTGGCGGCGGCCATTCACGGGTACGGCTCCATCGGCGCACCGATTGCCTGGACCGCCGCCGCCTTTGTGCTCGGCGTGTTGATCCTGCCGTTCGCGGTGGAAACTCGCCACCAGACCCTGCCTCAATAA
- a CDS encoding LysR substrate-binding domain-containing protein codes for MDLRQLRYFVKVVECANITRASEALHIAQPAISQQMRNLEQDLGMQLLERSAQGVVPTAAGHTLYRHAVDLLRQADVTHELLRQDAQYPQGKVSVGMPSSTARMLAMPLARTIRSRYPGIKLELIDAPSADLGGLITTGRVALAVQVDGVPTRGVLSRRLFTETLYLVAWPAFELPAAGVSIKHLAQMPLVLPCAPNTIRSRVEAAMQEAGLPFAVEFEANSTDLLFSAVLARLGVTVLPWAAAHAELEENRLKLARIDHRLFSRELSMCWPDTAVQSNAVQKVKETILELFEGFERQPGWAAVTPP; via the coding sequence ATGGACCTGCGCCAACTGCGCTACTTCGTCAAAGTGGTCGAATGCGCCAATATCACTCGCGCCAGCGAGGCGTTGCACATTGCTCAGCCGGCGATCAGCCAACAGATGCGCAACCTCGAACAGGACTTGGGCATGCAACTGCTCGAACGCAGCGCCCAAGGCGTTGTGCCGACGGCAGCGGGGCACACGTTGTACCGGCATGCCGTGGACCTGCTGCGCCAGGCCGACGTCACCCACGAACTGCTGCGCCAGGACGCGCAATACCCCCAGGGCAAGGTCTCGGTAGGCATGCCGTCGAGCACTGCGCGCATGCTCGCCATGCCGCTGGCGCGCACCATTCGCAGCCGTTATCCGGGGATCAAGCTGGAGTTGATCGACGCCCCCAGTGCCGACCTGGGCGGCTTGATCACCACCGGGCGCGTGGCGCTGGCGGTGCAGGTCGATGGCGTGCCCACGCGTGGCGTGCTGTCGCGGCGACTGTTCACCGAAACCCTGTATCTGGTGGCGTGGCCGGCGTTTGAGTTGCCGGCGGCCGGCGTGAGTATCAAACACCTGGCGCAGATGCCACTGGTGCTGCCTTGTGCGCCAAATACGATCCGCAGCCGCGTTGAAGCGGCGATGCAGGAGGCCGGGTTGCCATTTGCGGTGGAGTTTGAGGCCAACTCCACTGACTTGCTGTTTTCGGCGGTGCTGGCGCGCCTGGGCGTCACCGTGCTCCCGTGGGCGGCGGCCCATGCGGAACTGGAAGAGAACCGGCTGAAACTGGCGCGCATTGACCACCGTCTGTTCAGCCGCGAGCTGTCGATGTGCTGGCCGGACACGGCGGTGCAAAGCAACGCCGTGCAGAAGGTCAAGGAAACCATTCTCGAGCTGTTCGAGGGGTTTGAACGGCAGCCGGGCTGGGCCGCCGTTACGCCACCATGA
- a CDS encoding LuxR C-terminal-related transcriptional regulator, giving the protein MNAFTQPFQDIQRLAFQHSPAPQLVTRHRVIVDCNEAFVQLFGYARDALLNQLTLLIYPSQADYHAIGKRSHDWLLHSPNGFYSDERFMQHKSGEVFWAKSHGYTLTPKNPFELMVWHFERLDRTHQGTGDLTPREREIAMHIVNGLKSKEIALRLGISHRTVEVHRARLMRKLQAKTVVELVSKIIMVA; this is encoded by the coding sequence GACATCCAGCGCCTGGCGTTCCAGCACTCCCCGGCGCCGCAGCTGGTCACGCGCCACCGCGTGATCGTCGACTGCAACGAGGCGTTTGTGCAGTTGTTCGGCTACGCGCGAGACGCCCTGCTCAACCAGCTGACCCTGCTGATCTACCCGTCCCAGGCCGACTACCATGCCATCGGCAAACGCAGCCACGACTGGTTGCTCCACAGCCCGAACGGCTTCTACTCCGACGAACGCTTCATGCAACATAAAAGCGGCGAAGTGTTCTGGGCCAAATCCCATGGCTACACCCTCACCCCGAAAAATCCGTTCGAGCTGATGGTCTGGCACTTCGAACGCCTGGACCGCACGCACCAGGGCACCGGCGACCTCACGCCACGGGAGCGGGAAATCGCCATGCACATCGTCAACGGCCTCAAATCAAAGGAAATCGCCCTGCGCCTGGGTATTTCTCACCGCACGGTGGAAGTGCACCGCGCGCGGCTGATGAGGAAGCTGCAGGCCAAGACCGTGGTGGAGTTGGTGTCGAAGATCATCATGGTGGCGTAA